The DNA sequence AGCGGTGGAGAGTTTTCCCCCTCCAAGCCGTTAAAGCGGTATTTCAGCGCTTCATCGATCGACGATATGATCGCGCAAGCTCAATCGACGCATCTCTCCTGGATCGGCCCAAATACGCCTGCCGCGTTCCCTGCCAAAGGAGCGCAACAAAAGTATTTGAACCGGTTCTTGAATACGCTAGGTTATCGCTTTGTCGCGAACAAAGAAACACACGAACAAGAAGTCGTCGCTGGTTCCCGTCTGGATGTCCACATGGAGCTGGCAAACAACGGAGTAGCGCCTTTTTACTTCCCTTGGGTGCTGGAGCTTTCTCTTGCTGACGCCGATGGAAACATCGTAGCGAAAACAGCAACCAATGAAGACATCCGAAAATGGCTGCCTGGAAAAACCGTGTCGACTCCGACTCTAGAGATTCCTGCCGATCTACCTGCGGGTGAATACACCCTTTGCATCGCGATCCTAGACCCGCAAACTGAGGAACCGGGTATTCAATGGGCGATGAAAGGAAAACGGGAAGATCTGCGCTATTCCCTGGGAAAGGTGATCGTCCACACCCCTTGATGAACAAAATAATCCCTCCTGCGGAACAGTCTTTCCGAGGAGGGATTTTCCTTTTTACGGAGCATAATCTCCATTGTAGCTGACCAGCGAGACGTCCTTTACCCCTTCGATAGCGGATATATCTTGGACAAATGCCGTGTTGTCATCTTTGAGCTTGATTTCTACGATCAATTCTACGACGTCCTTGTTGATCGTTTTTGATTTGAGGGCATATTTTAGCTTGTTTAACTGGTACCTCACTTCATCGTTGGCGTTGTCTCTGTAGTGAATCACGAGCAGATAGGCCATGTCCTTCAGTTGCTTTCGTGATAACAGCAAGATCGTGGCGGCCACGATGATGGACCCGATGATGGAAACCGGATAGGCTCCCGCCCCTGTCGCAATTCCGACCGCGATCGACCAAAACATAAAGACGATGTCCAGCGGGTCTTTAATGGCGGTACGGAACCTGACGATGCTCAATGCCCCTACCATCCCCAACGACAAGACGATGTTGGTGCTGATCGTCATAATGATCAAGGAAGTCAGCATCGCCATCACGACAAGTGTGATATTGAAGGTATGGCTATACACGACACCGCGAAACGACTTTTTATAAATATAGTAGATAAACAGTCCGATCGCTCCTGAGAGGATGAGTCCGATCACCGTATCCAATACGGAGATGCTCGCGAACTGCTCCATCTTCAGCACGCTCTTTTTGATAATGTCCTGAAAATTAATAGTCTGATCCATAGAACGATAATCCCCTTACGCTAAAGTTTGTAGTACACTTTACTCTCCTCTCGACAAACGACGTATTTGGAGATAGCGGAGCGTTGATTGCTGAAATTCTGCAGAAGATAGCGAATATTGATCGGCAAGAAGTTGTCAAACTTCACTTCCATGATCATCTTCGGCTCATGAATCGCGTGAACGGTCTTCATCTGGGGATCAAAAATATCGAATGTATTCACGTTCGTCATCAAACGCTTGTCAAACGTAACCCGGACGTTGCCAATTTCCATCAAATAAGCTTCTCGGACGTAATCTGTTACCACTCTCGGTTGAAAGAGATGATTCTTGCAATCGTAATAAAAATCGTGCAGCAAGCCCTCTTTTCTTTTCAGCAGAAAATCTAGCTGTCCGGCCATGATTTGCTCGTATTCGTCCCGCGTGATGGATTCCGCTTCCTTGCAGATGTATCCATCATACTTGCTCTTTCGCTCCAGCTTGATCACGGCATCCGACTGGTTGTAAATACGGATGCGGTACTTCCTTCGTCTGTACACACCGGAGTTTTTTTCGTACAAAGAAGTGTCATAGACATCGTCAAAATACAGGCTGCGGATATGGTAGCCTTCATCGTCCAACGAGTTCGGATCAAGTGCGGTGATCAACCGCAATTTGTTCCGTAACGAGATGTAATCATGGAAACGGATGTAATACTTCCATTCATTTCGCAATCTTTTGTTGCCAAACTGCATGCCCGGTCTTCCCCCCTCACTTCACCACAAACTCTCTTACGCCATGGTAGCGCAGGTCATCGCTGTTTACACTGTCAAAGGAAGTTTGTTCATTTCCTTTACTATCCCGGGCGATGACGCGCCAGTAATAACGCCCTTTAGCCAGTTTGTCAACTGAGTAGGTCGTTCCGGTTAACCCCTTAACCTGTATGAGGATCTTAGATAATGTCGGATCATTGCCAATGGCAAAATCGTATGTCAGGTCATCTCCTTGCAGATCGTAAGAATGATCCCAGCTGAAAAGGACCTTCCCTTGCTCCGTTTCGGGGTCACCCATGAAAAACGGCATCGGATTTTCCTGTTTTTCGTAATATCTCGCCTTGTTTCGCTCAGGCTCTCCCGCGATAACGCCGTATTCATAATCAAACTTGGCAACCTCTTGCGGAAGATGATACAAGTCCGGTTGTCGTTTGACATAATGGCTGGCAATGGGATAATACTTATCCAGCATGGCTTTTGTTTTTTCTTTGGTGATGAATGAACTCAATTCTTCTATTTTTTCATTTAAAACTTTTACATTCTCAGGGTCCTTGAAGACGCGCCTATGCAAATCAGAAACCCAATAGTTGGATATTCCGACCTCCCATTTTCCGATTGCATATAGATCATTTCGTTTTGCCTCTTCTTCAAAATAGCCCCATGACAAATCGTAATCCCATGGAAGGAAGAACCATTTATCTGAATCCGATGGACTGTATAAATAAAAGTTGTGAGCTGCTGTGTCAGCGTTCCCCATCAAAATGTTCGCAGCCAACCAGGTAAAATAATTATCCCTGTCAAAATGCTTGTCCAGCACTTCTTTGATGGGCAAGGTCTGGTTTTTCAAATCGTCCAGCATGGAAATGAGTTTCTCGTGATTTTCGCTCCCCTTGATTTCCATGACACTTTCAAATGCCTTCTTGTCATAGGCAGGGTCATTCGCCAATTTGATTTTGTCCTCATCCCTGTGAAACTCGAAGTTGATCGCTTTGTACAAATTTCCGTTCCGATCTAAACCATGTGCTTGTAGCATGATTTTGTTGGGTTGCTCGATTTGTGTGAACAAGCCGTAGTCCACAAATTTGGGATTCGAATCTTTACCCGTCATATCTTTCACCATCAGGTGCACGAACTGCGTCCGCAAGCTCGTCATATTCGGCATCTGCTCGAAGTAGTCAAAGCTGAGCTTTTGACGTACGCGCGTAATGTCTGGGCGATGCTTGTTCAAGTTGATATTTCGCTGTTCTTTCCAGTAACCGGCCGTTTCCAGCAAGCGAATTTTGAACGACTTTTGCTGAGAGCTTCTGCTCGATTCCCCTCGGATTTCAATCGTGCCATTCGCTCTCGATTCCCCATACCCAAAATATCCGGACTGAGGACCATCAGCCGTCCCTTCCTGAAAGATGATTTTCGCCTTCAGATCATCCCCTTTTTCATCCATACCGTTCAGAGATCGGCTCAGCTCTGAGAAAGTTGTCGTTTGGAACGCCGAGCTTTCCTCGTTTACTACCGTGACATACAAATGAGCGATGCTACCATCTTCATCTTGCTCATACACCGCTTTATTTTCATGCAATCCCTCTGCAGGGGTTTGTACTTGTACCAGCTGTTTCTTGGATAGCGGTATGGCTTCCCCGTTACTGGGGATTTCCCGAGCGCAACCTGTCAAGGCAACCGCTGCAGCCACTAGCAACCATCCGTATGGCTTCCTCCTCACCATCATTCCTCCTGTATTTCAATTGCTTTGTGCTCTCACTTTCCCAACTCTTTGGCAATGAGTGGCTGTGAGCAATACGTATAGTAGTCAATATTTTTCAGAAAGTAGACGAGCCGTGCTAAAGCTGCGATCAGCGTTAGAAAGGTCGATACGAAGAAAGAAAATCCGTAGTTTTCGAGCGGAAGCATCGCCACTGTGAGAATCGCGGTGCTCGTGACAAAGAATACGGTGACCAGGAAAGCTCCACGGCGATCATCAAAATAGAGCAGCAGGAGCATGATCACGAACATCACTGCATAAAGAAAGCCTGCGATTACCAAAATGTTGAACCGTTCGATCTGTTCGGAAGAAAATCCGATGTGCGGCAGTAGGGTAATACCGAGCGCCAGCGATACGAAGGTAAAGAACAATTGTATTTCCATCATGAAGCCAAGCTCCTGCATCAGCGTCTGGACCATGTCTTTTTTCGCGCGTTTGATGTCTAGCACCGAGCCCGTCCCCAAAATGGTTCCGTAGTATTGCCGATATTTCTCATAGAACGCCGTCTCTACAGAAACGACGAACATGACCATCGTCGGCAGAATACTCAGGGATGCATAAAAAGCAGGTACGTCGTAGGTAGAGGCAATCCAATACGTGTTGGCTACCTGCTCTTGCAAGGGACTCATCATCCAGTACACAAAATTGTGAATGTAGAAGCCCAGCGAGCAGAACAATCCCGTTCCTAGCAGAGTCGGAAACTGCTTCACGTAGCGCAGGAAATCAAAGTAGTTTCTTTCCTGCTTGCGAAAATAGCTTTCCAGATGGAGCATGGACAAGACAATCATGACGAAAAAGCCGACATTCATCGCAAGCAGCATGCCAAACCCTGTCTGCAGACTGATCACATATACGAAGAGATATGCAGCAAGAATCGTCAGGACGACTGCGGTGAGATACCCTCGAATAATCCGCATGTAATCTTTCAGGGCTGACAAATAGGCAGATTGCAGCCACACCACGATTAACTCTACAAAAAGCAGATAGGCGGATAATTTAAACGCTACATCGAGCGGAGAGAAAAAGTAGAAGACAGCTCCGCTCACCCCGCCGATACTGAGGCAGATCGCCATCACTCCATACAACGAGGCGATGATGTCGTCATATTCCCGCATGTAAATCTTGTCTGCAATATAACGGGAAACCACCATGATAAACCCGCACGTAACGAGCAACGAGAAAACGAAGGCATACACCACTGCCGACAGGAATGTCATTCGCTCCTGATAGGAGACATCCAGATACATAAGCATCTGCTGTAAGATCGTGACCATCAGCATACACAATAGCATGGGTCCTACGGTTACGAGTGACGAGTACGCGTACGCCTTCATCCCCGACAAGTACCCTTGACCCCTGAACATCTTTTTTAGCTCAAATCCAATTCCGGCCATACTGAATCCCCTCACATTCCCGGTACAGATCCCGGTACCCCTCTAAAAACTTCTCTTTTGTGTACAGATCAGAAACACGTCGATATCCGTTGTTCCCCATCTGCGTACGCAGCTGTTCATCGTGACACAGAGTAACCATTGCCTGTGCGATCTGCGTCACATGCATGACCGGTACAACGATGCCCGCTTCCTCGTAGCCATCTTCTCTACCGTACAACAGCTCCCTGCAACTACCGACATCTGTCGTGACAAAAGGCTTGGCACATGACATCCCTTCTAAAATGACCAAGGGCTGCCCCTCGCTGATGCTGGTCAATACGAGCATGTCCATTTTACCGAGATATTCCTTGGCGTTGACTGTTCCCGTGAAGCGCACGTGCTCTAATTCCAGACTGGTCACCAGCTGCTGACACTCCTCGAAATACTCCTCGTCCTCATTCGTCGGCCCCATAATGATCAAGTGAGCATTCGGCACCTGTTCCTTGACGAACGCAAAGCTCTGGATCAGTGTCTTGATGTCTTTGATCGGTACCACACGAACCAACGCGCCAATGTTGATGATGTCTTCCTCGCCTGGTAGTTTCCCTGGCAAGTCCCGATACTCACTCACTTCTACTCCGTTTGGAATAATGTCGATTTTTTCCGCATCGCACCCCAGCTCAATCTGAATGTCCTTGTTTCTCCCGAAAAGAGTGATGACACGATCTGCATAGGAATAGGCGCATTGGGAAAGATTGTGAAAATAATCGATCCAAATATCTTTAAAGTGGCCTTTGATCCAGCTCGCTTTGATAATCTCTTCTTCCCGTTCACGTGTGTAAATACCGTGTTCGGTCAACACAAAAGGCTTGGCATAGAGATGCTTCCCAAGCGCTCCCGCTACCCCTCCATAGCCGGTGCAGACACTGTGGTAGAGATCTGCTTCGGGCATTCCTTCTTCAATGATCAGACACAGCGGCAGGATCATCGAGCGAATCATCCAGATCATTTCTGTAAAGGGAATCTGCGGGTACTTTTGCTCGCACAGCCTGTTAACGATATCAAAGAAGTCTTTACTGGTGAGGAAGTCTCCAACAGATGGCAACCTTCCTTTAACCAGCATGGAAAAGAAATCTCCCCAGTTCACATCGCTGCCTTCGAGCAAGGAAAGAAGGGCAAGCTGCTCCTCGTCCGTAAGAGCCAATCTCTTTCCTGGAACAGCCTCCTCTCGAATATAGGCATCCAGAAATACTTCTTTGATTTCCACGACATTTACAGGCAGATCGTACACAAATTTCCCTTTGTTTTTTTCCTGCGCTCCAATGGCATACAGGATGAACTCGTGCTCCGGCATTCCTTTGATCAAGGAATGAATCCAGCTCGAAACTCCTCCCGTTATGTACGGATATGAGCCTTCCGCAATCAGACAAATCTTCATCGCTTATCCTTTCAGTCCAATCTGGAATTTGGGCTTGGTCGCGTGGACGAGATAGACACCTTCATCAATCCATTCGACGGTGCAATTTTCAGTGGCTGTCATCTTCTTGTCCGTCCGCAAAACAAAATACATATCGGTCGTGAAATCGTTCATGTAGCCTGTTATCTTATCTTCCTGATGCTGCAGGTAAACCTTTGTTTGGAGATAGCCGGAGAGCTCGCTTCCCCCCTCCGATGCGGTCATACTCCGCAGCCATGGATACCGGTCGTACAGGTTTTTCATCATCGAACGAAATTCCTTTGAAAGGACCGGCCATGTCTTTTCTTTGCTTCTGGCCTTGTCCAAAATGTCATCCGGGTGGACGAAGTGAGAGAATACACCGATTGAGGTTGCTGCGTTGGTAATGTACCAGTCATTCAATTCTGTATCCGCATAGCCAGAGGTAATGCGAGGCATCTCGATGATTCCATCCTCTGCCTGCGAGAACTCCTGAATGTATTCGAGATTGTTCGCTGATTCGGCGTACAGGGACGCAATGATGTTCACATGAGGAAACGTGTTTTTCAACGCTTGCCGTCCTTCTTCTGCCATGACATTTGAGGGTGGTACGTACACGCGAATCGCGTAATTCGAGAAGACGTGCTTGATGTACTCGTCCAGTTCCCTGAGAGACTCGGTCATGTTTTGCTCACTGGGCCACGCATTGTAACCTAGCTCGTTGACCCTCGATTGATCCGTCACGAGAGACTGGTGATTGTAGCCGTGAATACCGAGCTCACCGCCCAGCTTCAACAAATCTCTGCCGTACGTAATCAGGTTGTTTTTATCTGTTCCTTCTTGGTCTTCAAAAGGCGGTACGACACGGTCATTGTACGTTTTGATGAGAGCTCCCGTATAAACCACGTCATAGTCCGCAGCCAGCCTGATCATGTCCGGCCACCAGATGTCTCTGTAAAAATCCGGGATGTCCTTTTTGTACTCCTGATAAATATTCGGATCGATCCCTTGGCGAAACGGCGATGGAAAGTCATCGATATACATCACTTTCATGTTGATGATCGGATACATGAAATCCGGATTTAGGACACTGACAGCACCCGCTATGATCCCTCGGTTCATGGAGGAATGCAGATTCGTTCCGTTGTACAGCATGAGCTTTCCTTTTCCGTAAGCGACGTCCCAGAGCAGTGGGATTTGATCCGCTGCCACCGCGTATACCTTGGCGCTCTCCTGGAGTTCAACTGGAATCGACGTGTTGAAGACGAGATTTTCGTCGATCTGCGCCCCTTCCCCCTGAATGAGGAGGTTAGAGGTCATCTTGATGCCTTTCGTCACGACGGGGCCATCCATCGCATTAACGCCTAGCTTGCGGTAAATTCGGTAAAAGGCATCGTTGTATTCAGGAGTACGTGCAAAGAACACTCTCCCACCCTTTTCTACATAGTGCAGAATCGCGTCCAAATCCGGGAGCTTATTCAAGTCTTCTACTGTGACGATCAACGTCATAAACGAAGGGCTCGGGGTGGCGAGCTGTTTCACGTCGATCGTTTCATACTCTTTTTTCATGTAAGCGAGAACGTGCTTGACGTTTTCTGTAATATGGCCGCTTCCATCTTCCTCGGCATCATACACAATCAGGAATTTCTCCCGTTCGAGCTTGCTTAGCTCCTCTTGGCTTATCCCGTTTTGCTTTGGCTTCCCGGCTGCAGCCGCTACATCGTTTGCCTGATTGCTGCTCACCTGCAAAATAAACTGGGAACGTGTCGCTTCGATGACGATCCCCAGCAAAAGGACGATCGCCAAAATGATGAAAATATTCTTTTTTACATAAATATCTTTATTCATTTTTCGCAATCGCCCATCTCTCTTGGACTCTTCTCGTAAGCCAATCCTGCTGCTACCTCTTGAAATGCCCATTCGTATTCAGCCTGTACCGCTTTGCTCGTAAGCTCTTCTTCCAGCTCATTCTCGTACTGACTCCAATGACGAATGATCATGAGCGTGTTATGAGAAACCCTCACTGGCGAATTTTTCAGTCTCTTCAGCTCTGCGGTAAAGTCATCGTAGCGGCGCAACGTATAATAGAGCTTGAGGGACATGACATACGGTAAATCATTGTCAGGATGTGCCTGATGAAACCAGTCGCAGTATGCCTTCGCCGTATCAAAAGACTTGCTTGCCAGTTCACAGTTGATTTTTTCTACAAAGTACGTCGCTTCTTCCTGATAGACCTCTAGCAACGATTCCAAAACGAACGAATAGGTGTACGTGTACTTCAGAGTGGTTCTCTCATCCAGCAACGTGCTGCCCAGATACGTCTTTAAAACGTTTGCGTACGCTTTCAAGACATCTAGATTTTGCTTGTCCTCCTCGTACTTCACCGACAAGTCCTGAAGTTGAAGCTGAAGCTTCCTGCGCATTTCTGTCAGGGCCGCTGCGGCATAGTGGACCGTTTCCGAATCTTCATTTTGCAATGCGGTTTCCAAAGTTCGGATCTGCCAGATCGTCTGCTCCTTTAACGCATCGATCAGCATTTTCCGTCTCGTACTCGTATCGTTTACCAGGAGAATCTCTTCAACGGGAACAATGTTCATTTCTTTTTCCAAATCAGCCTTGCGGAAGATTCTCGATTCCTCCCCTAGCTTCAGTAGCTCACTTTCCAGCTCCAGATCATGCGCGTTCTTTTCCGCTGTATGCTTAAAGGCATTGGTGATGAGCAAGAGGAGCAATCCTGCGCCCGGTAGAAAAAAGACGACAAGAAACCGTGCCACTGCTTCTTCTCTGTTTTTGCGAACACCCAAGAGCCCGTACAACAGACAAATCAAGATATGAATGATGGCCAGTTTATACATACACGCCATCCTTGAACGAAAGAAACTGCCTGTCCTTATCCGAGATGATCCAAGCCGATATTCCCATTCGTTCCAATCTCTTTACGACAATCGCAGCTTCCAGCTCATTAGAGTTGGACAAAATGATGAACAGCTTGCCCTCCTCGCCCATTCCGATGTAATCGGCCTCGCGCAAGGAACCCGAGATTCGAGAGGATAAAGTCGAGTAGTCTGCTCCAGATAGCTCGACTGACAAAAGGGTAAAATCGGTGTTCAGCTGTCGCTTTGCATCCCGCTTGTTTTTCAGCATTTCGTAAAAATAAAGAGGCCGCAGGATCGCCGTGTCTTCTACGTAGCGCTCTCGATAGGTGGAGTTCATATAACGCAACGAGCGAGAAAGTGCTGCTGAAATGAGTTGAACGGCAACCTGAAATAAGTTTTGTGTGTACAAGGTGAAATGTTCAAAGCCAAGGTGCTGGATGGCTACCATGGCTACCATCTTGCCATTGTCAAAAATCGGAGCTGCCATAATCGGCCGATCGTCTCGCAGCTCCCTTTCCACGTAGATCTTTTGCGTGTTCATTAAGTGAGCTAGGTACGTATGGTCTTCTACCCGGAGCGAGCGCGGAAGATCGAAGCCGCTTTTGTTTGATTTCGCCATCAAGCGCAGGAAGGAATTGTTCTGATTCATGGTGTAGATGGAGATCTCATCAGACTTCATGATTTTCTCCAAGACGTGAACCGACCTTTGCAGCACTCTCTCCGGCTCCAAGCTGTCCAGCTCTTTGGTAATGTTGTACATCTTCCCGAAGCTGTCTTCGGAATTCACGATCTGCTGCTGTAGCTCTTCCTTTACCATAAGTACGTCATTGTAGATATCCTTGAGAAAATCATACTTTTCTTCTACGTTCTCCTTCTCAAGCTGAGTGGAGATGACTTCCTTGCTCCGCTTGTCCATGGAATATCCCACAGCGACCCCAATGATGATATACACCGCGATGTGAAACAGGACACTCGCGTCGTAGATCAAGGAGACGATTTCCCGTCCATTGTGCAAGCTCTCTCCAATAAACAACCCACAAGACAAAATGACGGACAGGATCGACTGCCTCGTCCCATAAATAGCCCCAATCAAAACGATATAAATCAGTTTCAGGTCAAACATACTGCCCTGCGTCGTAAACACGGATAAAGCCAGCACGACCAGGAAGGCAAGCACGTTCTCCACATACGACCGGATGTCAGCAGACAAGGACCATGTCCTCTTTTCCTCTGCTTCCTTCCGCTGCTCGTTCTCCTGCTGCGTCTGTCTTTCTGCAAACCACCGAGACGTTTTCTCCAGACCTTCTCGCAACGAGTACATCGGCACCCAGTCCAGCTTCCTCTTTACTAGCGTGTTGTCCAACACGGATACGCCGATGTCCCCTTTTCTTTTTGCGCGGTAATGGACTCCCGAAAATCGTTTATCTTCTTGCAGGTACCCGATTAGCTCGTTGATACTGCTCTGTGTGTTCGTAGACAGATTGAGCACACCGTTGAAATCCGTCGTAACCGATCGATAGATGGCATCCGCGACATCTTCCACATAGATGAAATCTCTCGTTTGGTTGCCGTCCCCGAACACCTCGATCTCTCTGTCTGTATGCAAGCGATCCAAAAACGTCGAGATGACTCCACCCTCTCCCACGTAGCCTTGTCTAGGACCGTACACATTGGAAAATCGGAAGCAGAGCGTATTTAAGTCGTAGAGTTCCTTCCACTTCAGGCAATATTGTTCGCCTAGCAGTTTGTTCATCCCGTATACGGATACTGGATCGCATGCAGACTCTTCTCCTAGGGGAACTCTTTCATTCATGCCGTAAACCGCGGCAGAGGAAGCAAAGATAAATTTCGCGACATGGTACCTGCTCGATAAACGAAGCATGTTAACGAGCCCGAGTATGTTGGAGGTTGAATCCAGAAGGGGATCCTCCATCGACGTCTGAACACTCATTTGTGCAGCCAAGTGAACGACCACATCAAACTTGTTGCTGCGGAACACCTCATCGCATTTTTTATCTTCCACGGAAAGAAAAAATGGCTTGTGCTTGAAAGATACATTCTTCCTGTTTCCCGAAGACAAATTATCGAGAATGTACACTTCATACCCTTCTTTTGAAAATCTTTCTGCTACAAATGAACCGATAAATCCATACCCGCCTGTAACCAGAACTTTCATACACACACCCCAACTCTATTTGAAAGCTGAACGGATTTACGCCTATTTGGGCATCATCCATCCTTCCTCTTTTTCCCCAAGCACTTTTTGAATAGAAAGCTCGATCCGTTCTTTTTGCAGTGGCTTTGCGATAAAATCCTTCGCTCCTGACCGAATGGCCTGGATGACTGTCTCGCGATAAACAATGGCCGAACACATGATGATATTGGCATCGCGATCAAATTCTATGATCTTTCGAGAAGCACTAAGCCCGTCCATTCCAATCATGGAGATGTCCATAAAGACTAATTTGGGCCGATACAAGCGATAATTTTTCAGCGCCTCTTCCACCGAATCAGCCTCTGCAATGACCTCAAACCCCAACGATTCGAACACGCTTCTCATCGTGAGCCGCGTGAACGCTGCAACATCAACGATCATAATGCTGTTCATTCCACTCTCCGTTCTTCTATCCAATCTGTCTTCCTAGCACTATCCAGCTTCATACTAGACCAGGAAAAATACCCCAGTGATAAATAGGTCTTTCGAAACTTCCATATTTTCCTCCTACACCAATCGGCATAATTCTACAGGGACGCTCTAAACAATTTCTGAACAAAATGAACCACTCTTAGATTTTTCTCACTGATTGTATAAAAAAAGTCGAGAGCAGCCCCTGGCTACCTCGACTCACATGTTTCTTCTTTATCGTTTGTTCTTCCATTGTTTATACCAGTTCTGTACATCCTCCTGCGGTGTGGTCTCGAGCTCTTCACGAAGCATTTGTGTCAATCGGACATATTGTCCTTCTACCGCTTCACGGTCCCCAACTGCATCATACAGCTTCATCATATAAAAAAAGAGTTCCTCCTGATGCGGGACGATTTGCTGCATCCGAAGGTATACAGCCATTGCTTTTGCAAACTCATTCGTTTCCACCAGAAATTTCCCGACTTGTGCAGCGTGATGGTACCAGTCCGCTCGCAGCCTTTGCCGTTCACTCTCCGCCCACAAGTAGTCGTACTCGGCCAAATAGTCACCCCGATAGAGCTCGACCAGATTCAAATGCTCCTGTATGGTCTCCTTCGTAATCGGAGGAGCTTGTCGCAAACGCTTTTCCCACTCCTCCACATCGAGACTAACATCGTTCATCTCTAATAAATAGCCGTCCTCACAGTTGGTCAGCTTTAGCTCTACTCCGAGCTTGTTAAGTGTTTTACGGATCTGATACACCGTGGTATAGAGATGCGCATACCCTTTCTTCCATTCTACATCTGTCCATAAAAGGTCCAGCAGAACGTCTTTTCTGACAGGCTGACCACGCCGATGGATCAGATAGGCAAACAATTCCTGTGCTTTGGTTGTACGCCAGCGAAACGTTTCTGTCCCGTGTTCTGAACTCTCCAGGTGAAGAGATCGAAAGCAACAAATTTTCCGGTAAGGAACAGGCGAGCTCTCTTTTACCATCTCTGCCTTTTCTTTTCGTATCCGCATCAATGTTTTTTGCAAACGTTCCCGTCGGGCAGGCTTCAAGACGTAATCGAGTGCATTCAGTTCAAATGCCTTGATCGCATATCCCTCATAAGCCGTGACAAACACAATATGGACATCCGGCAGTAGGGTAAGAATTTGCTCCGCCGCCTCAATTCCCGTCATCACAGGCATCTCGACATCCAGAAAAACCATTTCAGGCTTGATTTGTTGGATCTCCTCTATGGCCTGAATGGGATCTGAGAACATTTTTACTATCTCTAGCTCTTCATTACCCTGTAACATTTTTTCTAGGTAATTCAGTGCTAATCGCTCATCATCGATTAAAACAACCTTCACTCCATGCACCCCCATGCAT is a window from the Brevibacillus choshinensis genome containing:
- a CDS encoding response regulator, which codes for MNSIMIVDVAAFTRLTMRSVFESLGFEVIAEADSVEEALKNYRLYRPKLVFMDISMIGMDGLSASRKIIEFDRDANIIMCSAIVYRETVIQAIRSGAKDFIAKPLQKERIELSIQKVLGEKEEGWMMPK
- a CDS encoding response regulator, producing MKVVLIDDERLALNYLEKMLQGNEELEIVKMFSDPIQAIEEIQQIKPEMVFLDVEMPVMTGIEAAEQILTLLPDVHIVFVTAYEGYAIKAFELNALDYVLKPARRERLQKTLMRIRKEKAEMVKESSPVPYRKICCFRSLHLESSEHGTETFRWRTTKAQELFAYLIHRRGQPVRKDVLLDLLWTDVEWKKGYAHLYTTVYQIRKTLNKLGVELKLTNCEDGYLLEMNDVSLDVEEWEKRLRQAPPITKETIQEHLNLVELYRGDYLAEYDYLWAESERQRLRADWYHHAAQVGKFLVETNEFAKAMAVYLRMQQIVPHQEELFFYMMKLYDAVGDREAVEGQYVRLTQMLREELETTPQEDVQNWYKQWKNKR
- a CDS encoding NAD-dependent epimerase/dehydratase family protein translates to MKVLVTGGYGFIGSFVAERFSKEGYEVYILDNLSSGNRKNVSFKHKPFFLSVEDKKCDEVFRSNKFDVVVHLAAQMSVQTSMEDPLLDSTSNILGLVNMLRLSSRYHVAKFIFASSAAVYGMNERVPLGEESACDPVSVYGMNKLLGEQYCLKWKELYDLNTLCFRFSNVYGPRQGYVGEGGVISTFLDRLHTDREIEVFGDGNQTRDFIYVEDVADAIYRSVTTDFNGVLNLSTNTQSSINELIGYLQEDKRFSGVHYRAKRKGDIGVSVLDNTLVKRKLDWVPMYSLREGLEKTSRWFAERQTQQENEQRKEAEEKRTWSLSADIRSYVENVLAFLVVLALSVFTTQGSMFDLKLIYIVLIGAIYGTRQSILSVILSCGLFIGESLHNGREIVSLIYDASVLFHIAVYIIIGVAVGYSMDKRSKEVISTQLEKENVEEKYDFLKDIYNDVLMVKEELQQQIVNSEDSFGKMYNITKELDSLEPERVLQRSVHVLEKIMKSDEISIYTMNQNNSFLRLMAKSNKSGFDLPRSLRVEDHTYLAHLMNTQKIYVERELRDDRPIMAAPIFDNGKMVAMVAIQHLGFEHFTLYTQNLFQVAVQLISAALSRSLRYMNSTYRERYVEDTAILRPLYFYEMLKNKRDAKRQLNTDFTLLSVELSGADYSTLSSRISGSLREADYIGMGEEGKLFIILSNSNELEAAIVVKRLERMGISAWIISDKDRQFLSFKDGVYV
- a CDS encoding DUF2194 domain-containing protein; this translates as MNKDIYVKKNIFIILAIVLLLGIVIEATRSQFILQVSSNQANDVAAAAGKPKQNGISQEELSKLEREKFLIVYDAEEDGSGHITENVKHVLAYMKKEYETIDVKQLATPSPSFMTLIVTVEDLNKLPDLDAILHYVEKGGRVFFARTPEYNDAFYRIYRKLGVNAMDGPVVTKGIKMTSNLLIQGEGAQIDENLVFNTSIPVELQESAKVYAVAADQIPLLWDVAYGKGKLMLYNGTNLHSSMNRGIIAGAVSVLNPDFMYPIINMKVMYIDDFPSPFRQGIDPNIYQEYKKDIPDFYRDIWWPDMIRLAADYDVVYTGALIKTYNDRVVPPFEDQEGTDKNNLITYGRDLLKLGGELGIHGYNHQSLVTDQSRVNELGYNAWPSEQNMTESLRELDEYIKHVFSNYAIRVYVPPSNVMAEEGRQALKNTFPHVNIIASLYAESANNLEYIQEFSQAEDGIIEMPRITSGYADTELNDWYITNAATSIGVFSHFVHPDDILDKARSKEKTWPVLSKEFRSMMKNLYDRYPWLRSMTASEGGSELSGYLQTKVYLQHQEDKITGYMNDFTTDMYFVLRTDKKMTATENCTVEWIDEGVYLVHATKPKFQIGLKG